The following nucleotide sequence is from Paracrocinitomix mangrovi.
GGCCCATCTTGGACTTTTGGCTGTGAAGCCTAGTTGTTCTTGTTGATCATAATTATCAACCTTAATAACAACTCCGTCAATCTCAAAAGGAAGTTGAAATCTGTTTTTATCCCAATAACTGATAAAATCCATTATTTCTTCAATGGTTTTACAGTTTTCAATCATTCTTTTGTTGCTATCAGGAATTTTAAATCCCCATTCTCCAGCGGTTTTGACTGCTTCACTATGACTTGTAAAGTTTAAGTCATAACCATATACTCCGTATAAGTAGCAGTCTAATCCTCTTTCGGCAACAATTTTACTGTCTTGGGATTTAAGTGTTCCACTGGCTGTGTTTCTGGGATTTGCATATAACTCTTCTCCGGCTTCTGCTCTCAACTTATTTAGTTTGCTGAAGTTTTCAAGTGGGAAAAATATTTCACCTCTTATTTCAAATTCAGCAGGTGTTTCAGTGTGCAGTGTAAGCGGAACAGTTTTGATGGTTTTGACATTGGTAGTTACATCTTCTCCTTGAGTTCCGTCACCACGGGTCACTGCTCTTTCCAATTCGCCATTTTTGTATCTTATTCCTATTGCTACACCATCATATTTAAGTTCGCAGACGTATGTAATTTCTTCTTCTGATAGTTTCTTAATTCTAACAACCCAATCTTTTATCTCATCTTCACTGTAGGTGTTAGATAAAGAAAGCATAGGAAATTCATGTGTGACAGATTCAAATTTTTTTGTGATATCTCCACCAACTCTTTTTGTAGGGCTATTGGCTGAAGCGAATTGAGGATAGTCATGTTCAAGTTGTTCCAATTCCTTGAGCATTTGGTCAAATTCAAAATCTGAAATTACAGGTGCGCTTTTGACATAATAAGCGTTGTTGTGAAAGTTTATTTCTTTCACCAATTTGTCAATTCTATTTTTTATATCCTCACTCATTTTTAATCAACGAACTTAGATTCATTTTTGTCCATTTTATCTCTTTTTTCTTCAGCTTGTTCAATGCGGATAATTTTTTTCTGATATCTGCTTTGGACAATATCAACCAATACAAGGACGATAATAACAAAGTAGAATGTTGTTTTATTCATAGGAACAATATGGTGTCCATATACTACAATGTTTGCAAGATGTCCTCCTTCTGTTAAAAGCATTATTCCTACAATGAATAATACAAAAAGGCCAAGTACCTCAAACATTCTGTTTTTCTCTAAAAATCGGGCTACTTTATTAGCTAACAATATCATTAGTAATCCACTTCCTATGATAGCTATTGACATTAAAATCAATTCTGTAGTATCATTGTGAATAGTGCTTGTTAATGCCATTGCGCTAAGAATAGAATCAAATGAAAACACCAAATTCATTACAACAATCATAGCGATAACAGATGAGGTGCTTTTCTTTTTGTCTTTGTCTGCTTTGTCTTCATCAAGGGTTTCGTGCGATATCATATGCCAAATTTCTTTCATGGCTGTGTATATGATAAATCCTCCACCAAATAGAACAATTAAACTATGTCCATTAAAACTTGATGTAATATTCTTTCCTAAGTTGATGGCAAACAATTCGTCTTGAAAAAGGGTAATTAGTTTCATTAATAAGAATAACAATCCAATTCTCAGTACAATTGCTAAAGAAATTCCTATTACTCTAACTCTGTTTCTTTTTTCAGGTTCAACTTTTTTAGATTCAAGAGAGATGTAAAGGAGGTTGTCAAATCCCAGTACTGCCTGTAATAGGATTAACATTAATAAAGTGCCAAGGTTACTAAGGGTGAAAACGTCTGCCATAAGGTCAAATGTATAGATTGTTTTTCGCTAAAGTAGCTAGTTTTTTTATTCGACCCGGACACAGTTATTAAAAGTAATTAACGATTAATTAAACAGCTTTTATAGCTCTGGTCATTTCTCTTTTTCCGGGAGGTCCCGGGATGCTTTCTACTTCGAACCCTAATTCTTTTAAGTTCCTTTTAAATTGTCCTTGCGCGCAATAAGTAACTAAAACTCCGTCCTTTTTCATAGAGTTATAAATGATTGTTAATACAGGTATTTCCCATAATTCGCTTTGAACTTTTGGGCCAAACGCATCATAATAGATAAGGTCAAAAAAATCATTCTCTAGTTGGATGTCCTGTATTTTGGAGATGTATTTTTGAAAGCTGAAATTTCCAAATTTAATCGGCTTTGAATTTGTTTCTGTTTGGTGTGATGATTTAAAAAAATCGAATTGCTGTTCATTTAAATTGAGCAACTCTTGATAATTTAACTGATCTACCATTTCCCATTTTAAAGGGTATGCTTCTATTGTGTGATAATCTACAGTAATTTGGTTTTGTTCAGATACAAGAGCGGTAAGTATTGCGTTTAAACCTGTGCCAAAACCCATTTCAAAAATCTTCAGGTCTTTTTTATTGGCATGCATTAAACCTTCTTTAATAAAGACGTGTTGAGATTCTGTAATAGCTCCTTTAGTTGAATGATATGTTTCATTCAATTCAGGAATTAACAAAGTTTTAGAATTGTCATCAGTTACAATAATTTTGCTCTCCATTAGTTTTAGTATCTTTGGACTTTAAATTACAAAACTATGATGCGTCCGGCATTTATACTAGCAACTTTCTCATTGTTTTTATTTGGATCTTGTGAAAAGTGCAAACGTTGTTCTTATACTTACACAGAAACCGTAATTATTCAAGGGGTAAACGGAGAAGAAGAGCAAGTGACTGAAAAAACTGGAGTTTTAGAAGGGCCAGAAGGAGATTTATTCAATGAGGAGTGTATTAAAAAGGACGAAAGTTTTACCATTGAGCAGTGGTATCAGGGAAAAGCAGATACTACAATGCTTGATAATTTCGATTTTATCTGTGAGGATGTTTAATCCTGATCCAATTCTTTAATTTTCTTAATGACATCTTCAGGAGCTTGAATGGGCTTCATTGTTTTTGATGAAATAAAAACAAGTTTGGTATAAGCTGTTGTTAATAGTTCATTCTCTTCATTAAAAATTTGGTATTCAAATTCGATTTTAGCAGAAGGAATTTTTAATAATTTGGTTTGGATAGAGATGAGGTCATCATACTTTGCAGCCTTATGATATTTAACATTGAGTTCAAGTACAGGTAACATGATACCACGCTCTTCAAGTGATCTATATGAGACTCCTAAAGCTCTTAAAGTTTCTACCCTTCCTATCTCAAAAAATTGTGCATAATTTCCATAATAACAGTAACCCATTTGGTCAGTTTCGCTATATCTGATGCGTATTTGTGTTGTATTTA
It contains:
- a CDS encoding TerC family protein, translated to MLILLQAVLGFDNLLYISLESKKVEPEKRNRVRVIGISLAIVLRIGLLFLLMKLITLFQDELFAINLGKNITSSFNGHSLIVLFGGGFIIYTAMKEIWHMISHETLDEDKADKDKKKSTSSVIAMIVVMNLVFSFDSILSAMALTSTIHNDTTELILMSIAIIGSGLLMILLANKVARFLEKNRMFEVLGLFVLFIVGIMLLTEGGHLANIVVYGHHIVPMNKTTFYFVIIVLVLVDIVQSRYQKKIIRIEQAEEKRDKMDKNESKFVD
- the mnmD gene encoding tRNA (5-methylaminomethyl-2-thiouridine)(34)-methyltransferase MnmD, with product MESKIIVTDDNSKTLLIPELNETYHSTKGAITESQHVFIKEGLMHANKKDLKIFEMGFGTGLNAILTALVSEQNQITVDYHTIEAYPLKWEMVDQLNYQELLNLNEQQFDFFKSSHQTETNSKPIKFGNFSFQKYISKIQDIQLENDFFDLIYYDAFGPKVQSELWEIPVLTIIYNSMKKDGVLVTYCAQGQFKRNLKELGFEVESIPGPPGKREMTRAIKAV
- a CDS encoding acyl-CoA thioesterase, with the translated sequence MFLNTTQIRIRYSETDQMGYCYYGNYAQFFEIGRVETLRALGVSYRSLEERGIMLPVLELNVKYHKAAKYDDLISIQTKLLKIPSAKIEFEYQIFNEENELLTTAYTKLVFISSKTMKPIQAPEDVIKKIKELDQD